Proteins encoded in a region of the Vicia villosa cultivar HV-30 ecotype Madison, WI linkage group LG5, Vvil1.0, whole genome shotgun sequence genome:
- the LOC131604699 gene encoding uncharacterized protein LOC131604699 has protein sequence MDATHSFIFAEFIKRLELVSSTLSRGIMIDTHSMGSMTTSLVCLNCSLSILCQDFTVDLICLPLNELDVILGNWLEFNRVYINCYIKTLLFLTPEEEELADYLTTKELRALLEDESKVFAMFASLSIMGKTLINDLPVVCEFPEVFLDDVSELSPEREIEFTTDLVPSTRLISMAPYRMSVLELVELKLQLGELLDKKFIRPTVSL, from the coding sequence ATGGATGCGACCCACTCGTTTATTTTTGCTGAATTTATAAAGAGGTTAGAACTTGTGTCATCTACATTGAGTAGAGGGATCATGATTGATACTCATTCTATGGGATCAATGACCACTTCTTTAGTATGCTTAAATTGTTCTCTATCAATTTTGTGCCAAGATTTCACTGTGGATTTAATCTGTCTACCACTCAATGAGTTGGATGTTATTTTAGGGAACTGGCTAGAGTTCAATCGTGTTTATATTAACTGTTACATCAAGACGTTGTTGTTTCTTACTCCAGAAGAAGAGGAGTTGGCTGATTATTTAACAACTAAAGAATTAAGAGCATTGTTGGAAGATGAATCCAAAGTGTTTGCGATGTTTGCCTCACTATCTATTATGGGCAAGACGCTGATCAATGAtttgcctgtggtgtgtgaatttccagaagtgtTTTTGGATGATGTTTCTGAATTATCCCCGGAGCGGGAGATTGAATTCACCACTGACCTTGTTCCTAGTACTAGATTGATATCTATGGCACCATATAGGATGTCGGTATTGGAGTTAGTAGAACTGAAATTGCAACTGGGAGAGTTACTTGATAAGAAGTTTATTAGACCCACTGTTTCACTGTGA